One window of Quercus robur chromosome 12, dhQueRobu3.1, whole genome shotgun sequence genomic DNA carries:
- the LOC126709951 gene encoding auxin-responsive protein SAUR36-like, whose product MRKLRGYKLRCKVAKIFKWIIRRKRKPTSTRYHLLDPPTRTRILNPMSKIINLARCLSRGAKELCLHNSNSDPDYIRLGQDPVETIKSEGVPKGHLAVYVGESNDDTQRYLVPVIYFNHPLFGELLKGAENVYGFNHPGGITIPCGVSEFERVQTKIAAGERSPRRRWRRLKF is encoded by the coding sequence ATGAGAAAACTCAGAGGCTACAAGCTCAGATGCAAGGTGGCCAAGATTTTCAAATGGATAATCCGACGCAAAAGAAAACCCACAAGCACAAGGTACCACCTTTTGGACCCTCCGACCCGGACCAGAATCCTGAACCCGATGTCCAAAATCATCAACTTGGCTCGGTGCCTTTCGCGTGGAGCAAAGGAACTCTGTCTTCACAATTCCAATTCGGATCCGGATTACATACGGTTGGGTCAAGACCCGGTGGAAACAATAAAGTCAGAAGGTGTACCAAAAGGGCACTTGGCGGTGTACGTGGGCGAATCAAATGATGACACGCAAAGGTATTTGGTGCCTGTGATATATTTCAATCACCCACTGTTTGGGGAGCTGTTAAAGGGGGCTGAGAATGTATACGGGTTCAATCATCCGGGTGGTATAACAATACCATGTGGGGTTTCCGAGTTTGAGAGAGTGCAGACTAAGATTGCGGCAGGGGAACGAAGCCCACGTCGGAGGTGGAGGCGTCttaaattttga